The following are encoded together in the Bactrocera neohumeralis isolate Rockhampton chromosome 6, APGP_CSIRO_Bneo_wtdbg2-racon-allhic-juicebox.fasta_v2, whole genome shotgun sequence genome:
- the LOC126762539 gene encoding probable medium-chain specific acyl-CoA dehydrogenase, mitochondrial — protein MAFLNKLTATPLRQLTSRSYAALSHVIPTGPSFGITDDQKQFQDLTRKFVREEIIPVAAHHDKTGEYPWDIIKKAWSLGLMNNHIPADIGGMDIDCYTSCLIAEELAYGCTGIMTALEASGLGQTPVIIGGNQEQKKKYLGRLLEEPIVAAYAVTEPGAGSDVNGIRTKAERKGDEYILNGQKMWITNGGVANWYFVLARTNPDPKAPASKAFTGFIVDRDTPGLTPGRKEQNMGQRASDTRGITFEDVRVPKENVLIGEGAGFKIAMGTFDKTRPPVAAGAVGLAQRCLDEALKYSLERKTFGVPIAYHQAVQFMLADMAIGVETSRLAYRLSAWEVDQGRRNSYYASIAKCHAADMANKIASDAVQIFGGNGFNTDYPVEKLMRDAKIYQIYEGTSQIQRLIISRNMLEEAKQSAK, from the exons atggcTTTTTTAAACAAG CTTACGGCCACGCCTCTGCGTCAATTGACATCCCGCAGTTATGCCGCACTTTCTCACGTCATACCTACTGGACCCTCCTTCGGTATTACCGATGaccaaaaacaatttcaagACCTGACACGCAAATTTGTACGCGAGGAAATTATACCGGTGGCGGCTCATCATGATAAAACTGGCGAGTATCCATGGGATATTATCAAGAAGGCATGGTCATTGGGCTTAATGAATAACCATATACCAGCCGACATCGGTGGCATGGATATTGACTGTTATACCAGTTGTCTAATTGCCGAAGAGTTGGCATACGGTTGCACCGGTATCATGACAGCGCTAGAAGCGAGTGGTTTGGGT CAAACACCTGTTATCATCGGTGGTAACCAAGagcagaagaagaaatatttaggACGCCTATTGGAGGAACCTATAGTTGCCGCTTATGCAGTTACAGAACCTGGTGCCGGTTCCGATGTTAACGGCATTAGAACGAAAGCTGAGCGCAAAGGTGACGAGTACATTTTGAATGGACAGAAAATGTGGATCACAAACGGTGGCGTGGCAAATTGGTACTTCGTGCTGGCACGCACCAATCCCGACCCCAAAGCGCCCGCCTCTAAAGCTTTCACCGGCTTCATTGTCGACCGTGACACACCCGGCCTTACGCCTGGTCGTAAGGAACAAAATATGGGACAACGCGCGTCTGACACACGCGGCATCACTTTCGAAGATGTACGTGTTCCCAAGGAGAATGTGCTGATCGGTGAAGGTGCCGGGTTCAAAATCGCCATGG GCACTTTCGATAAAACGCGCCCACCTGTGGCTGCTGGTGCTGTCGGCCTGGCGCAACGTTGTTTAGACGAGGCATTGAAATACTCGTTGGAACGTAAAACTTTCGGTGTACCAATCGCCTATCATCAAGCTGTACAATTCATGCTCGCCGACATGGCGATCGGGGTGGAAACATCTCGTCTGGCTTACCGCTTGTCGGCATGGGAAGTAGATCAAGGCCGTCGTAACAGCTACTACGCTTCGATAGCCAAGTGCCATGCGGCGGATATGGCGAACAAGATTGCCAGCGATGCTGTACAGATTTTCGGCGGCAACGGATTCAACACCGACTATCCCGTCGAGAAATTGATGCGTGATGCTAAAATTTACCAAATATACGAAGGTACATCGCAAATTCAACGTCTAATCATCTCCAGAAATATGTTGGAAGAGGCCAAACAATCAGCTAAATAA
- the LOC126762533 gene encoding ankyrin-3 isoform X12 codes for MVTENGTQGDGNTSFLRAARAGNLERVLEHLKNNIDINTSNTNGLNALHLASKDGHTHVVSELLKRGAIVDSATKKGNTALHIASLAGQEEVVKLLLEHNAAVNVQSQNGFTPLYMAAQENHDSVVKLLLANGANQSLATEDGFTPLAVAMQQGHDKVVAVLLESDTRGKVRLPALHIAAKKDDVKAATLLLDNDHNPDVTSKSGFTPLHIASHYGNQAIATLLIQKGADVNFAAKHNISPLHVAAKWGKTNMVSLLLEKGANIEAKTRDGLTPLHCAARSGHEQVVDMLLERGAPISAKTKNGLAPLHMAAQGEHVDAARILLYHRAPVDEVTVDYLTALHVAAHCGHVRVAKLLLDRNADANARALNGFTPLHIACKKNRIKVVELLLRHGASISATTESGLTPLHVAAFMGCMNIVIYLLQHDASPDVPTVRGETPLHLAARANQTDIIRILLRNGAQVDARAREQQTPLHIASRLGNVDIVMLLLQHGAQVDATTKDMYTALHIAAKEGQDEVAAVLIENGAALDAATKKGFTPLHLTAKYGHIKVAQLLLQKEADVDAQGKNGVTPLHVACHYDNQKVALLLLEKGASPHAIAKNGHTPLHIAARKNQMDIATTLLEYGAQANAESKAGFTPLHLSCQEGHAEISNLLIEHKAGVNHPAKNGLTPMHLCAQEDNVNVAEILQRNGANIDMATKAGYTPLHVAAHFGQANMVRFLLHHGANVDAATSIGYTPLHQTAQQGHCHIVNLLLEHKANANAQTVNGQTPLHIARKLGYISVLDSLKSITNEPDAAAQTQTDEKYRVVAPEAMHESFMSDSEEEGGEDNMLSDQPYRYLTVDEMKSLGDDSLPIDVTRDERIDSNRMMTHSAEYAGGVGGPSQPQAIAEELISPHKAQVHGIGKSYVDGIYMGNGLNEEQKYMSRKLSWKSFLVSFLVDARGGAMRGCRHSGVRMIIPSRSTCQPTRVTCRYVKPQRTMHPPQLMEGEALASRVLELGPVSTKFIGPVIMEVPHFASLRGKEREIIILRSDNGETWREHTVDNSEEIMHDVLQQCFEPEEIAQLEEQGGNHVCRFVTYDFPQYFAVVSRIRQEVHAIGPEGGMVSSTVVPQVQAVFPQGALTKKIKVGLQVNLFKPRKGVAPEKLRKISVNHVPKKKRFSLIW; via the exons atggtcACTGAAAATGGAACCCAG GGCGATGGAAACACGTCATTTCTACGCGCTGCCCGAGCTGGTAATCTAGAACGAGTtttggaacatttaaaaaataatatcgatatTAACACAAGCAACACt AATGGCTTGAATGCACTGCATTTGGCTTCGAAGGATGGGCATACGCATGTCGTTTCCGAGCTGTTAAAGCGCGGCGCTATTGTGGATAGTGCAACAAAGAAGGGCAACACCGCCCTACATATTGCTTCGCTTGCCGGGCAGGAAGAGGTGGTGAAACTCTTGCTCGAACATAATGCCGCCGTGAATGTACAGTCGCAGAACGGCTTTACGCCACTCTATATGGCTGCGCAGGAGAACCACGATTCTGTTGTAAAGCTGCTACTGGCCAACGGCGCCAATCAAAGCTTGGCTACTGAAGATGGGTTCACGCCGCTAGCAGTAGCTATGCAGCAAGGACACGACAAAGTCGTCGCCGTGCTCTTGGAGAGCGATACACGCGGTAAGGTGCGTTTGCCTGCATTGCATATTGCGGCCAAGAAAGACGATGTGAAGGCCGCCACACTACTTCTAGAT AACGACCACAATCCTGACGTAACTTCCAAATCTGGCTTTACACCGTTGCACATTGCTTCCCACTATGGCAATCAAGCCATCGCCACCTTACTCATACAAAAGGGTGCCGATGTCAATTTCGCCGCTAAGCACAATATCAGTCCGTTGCATGTTGCCGCAAAATGGGGTAAAACAAATATGGTTTCCTTGCTGTTGGAGAAAGGTGCTAATATCGAGGCCAAAACACGCGATGGTTTAACCCCGTTGCATTGTGCGGCTCGTTCCGGTCACGAGCAAGTTGTCGACATGCTATTGGAGCGCGGCGCCCCGATTAGCGCTAAAACGAAGAACGGTCTCGCACCGTTGCATATGGCCGCGCAGGGTGAGCATGTAGATGCCGCACGCATTTTGCTCTACCATCGTGCACCCGTTGATGAAGTCACGGTGGACTATTTGACGGCGCTACATGTGGCAGCGCATTGCGGGCATGTGCGTGTCGCTAAGCTATTGCTCGATCGCAATGCCGACGCCAATGCACGTGCGCTCAACGGTTTCACGCCGCTGCACATTGCCTGCAAGAAGAATCGCATAAAGGTCGTGGAGTTGCTGCTGCGTCACGGCGCTAGCATTAGTGCCACAACGGAGAGCGGCTTGACGCCGCTGCACGTAGCCGCTTTTATGGGCTGCATGAACATTGTCATCTACTTGCTGCAACATGACGCCAGTCCAGATGTGCCGACCGTGCGCGGAGAGACCCCACTACACTTGGCCGCACGTGCAAATCAG ACTGATATTATACGCATTTTGCTGCGCAATGGTGCTCAAGTGGATGCACGTGCACGTGAACAGCAAACGCCGTTGCACATCGCCTCGCGTCTCGGTAACGTAGATATTGTCATGCTATTGCTGCAGCATGGCGCTCAAGTGGATGCCACCACCAAAGATATGTACACTGCTTTGCATATTGCGGCCAAAGAAGGCCAGGATGAG GTCGCTGCCGTTTTAATCGAAAATGGTGCAGCCTTGGATGCTGCCACGAAGAAGGGCTTCACACCGTTGCATTTGACAGCCAAATATGGACACATCAAGGTTGCtcaattgttgttgcaaaagGAGGCGGATGTGGACGCACAAGGAAAGAACGGTGTGACACCATTGCATGTGGCCTGCCACTATGATAATCAAAAGGTCGCGCTTTTGTTGCTGGAGAAAGGGGCCAGCCCGCATGCCATAGCTAAGAACGGGCATACACCGTTACATATTGCGGCACGCAAAAATCAAATGGACATTGCTACAACGCTATTGGAGTACGGCGCACAGGCAAATGCCGAGAGCAAAGCCGGTTTCACACCATTGCATTTGAGCTGTCAG GAGGGGCACGCTGAGATATCGAACTTGCTAATCGAGCACAAGGCCGGTGTAAATCATCCTGCCAAAAATGGCCTAACACCAATGCATTTGTGTGCCCAAGAAGACAACGTGAATGTTGCTGAAATCTTGCAACGCAATGGCGCCAACATCGACATGGCCACCAAAGCCGGCTATACACCACTGCATGTGGCCGCACATTTCGGTCAGGCAAATATGGTGCGCTTTTTGTTGCATCACGGCGCCAATGTAGACGCGGCCACATCTATCGGTTATACGCCATTACATCAAACTGCACAGCAAGGACATTGCCACATCGTTAATCTGCTTTTGGAGCATAAGGCGAATGCCAACGCTCAGACGGTTAATGGACAGACCCCGTTACACATTGCACGCAAACTGGGTTACATAAGCGTTTTGGATTCGTTGAAGTCGATCACAAATGAGCCGGATGCGGCAGCACAAACTCAAACCGACGAGAAGTATCGTGTCGTTGCACCGGAGGCAATGCATGAATCATTTATGTCCGATTCGGAAGAAGAAGGCG GCGAAGATAATATGTTATCCGATCAGCCTTACCGTTATTTGACAGTTGATGAAATGAAATCTTTAGGCGATGACTCCTTGCCAATCGATGTTACACGTGATGAACGCATCGACTCCAATCGCATGATGACCCACAGTGCGGAGTATGCTGGTGGAGTCGGAGGCCCATCGCAACCGCAGGCCATCGCAGAAGAGCTTATAAGCCCACACAAGGCTCAAGTACATGGCATTGGGAAATCTTATGTGGACGGTATTTATATGGGTAATGGTCTCAACGAGGAACAAAAATATATGAG CCGAAAACTTTCCTGGAAAAG TTTCCTTGTATCGTTTCTGGTGGATGCTCGTGGTGGCGCCATGCGTGGCTGCCGTCACAGTGGCGTACGCATGATTATACCTTCGCGCTCCACTTGCCAGCCGACGCGTGTGACTTGCCGTTATGTTAAACCGCAACGCACCATGCATCCACCCCAACTAATGGAGGGCGAAGCTTTAGCCAGTCGTGTGTTGGAGCTGGGCCCTGTGTCCACCAAGTTTATTGGTCCCGTTATCATGGAAGTACCACATTTTGCTTCGCTCCGTGGCAAAGAacgtgaaattataattttgcgcTCCGATAATGGCGAAACCTGGCGAGAGCACACCGTCGACAATTCGGAAGAAATCATGCATGATGTGTTGCAACAGTGTTTCGAACCCGAAG AAATCGCACAACTTGAGGAGCAAGGTGGCAATCATGTCTGTCGATTTGTTACCTATGACTTTCCACAATACTTTGCTGTGGTCTCCCGTATACGCCAAGAGGTGCATGCCATCGGACCCGAGGGAGGCATGGTATCCAGTACAGTGGTGCCACAAGTACAAGCTGTTTTCCCGCAAGGTGCACTCACCAAAAAGATCAAAGTGGGCTTGCAGGTAAATCTCTTTAAACCACGCAAAGGTGTTGCACCAGAaaaattgcgcaaaatcagCGTTAATCATGTTCCAAAGAAGAAGCGTTTCTCACTTATTTGGTAA